The stretch of DNA CTCACATTCTCAGTTGGACCAGGGCTCAAAAAACTCATCAAATTATCCATGATTCCACCATCATGATCATTGTCTAATGCTTTATTAAGAGCTTCGGCTCCCTGAGGAGTAGCTGCATTTTTGCTAACAGCTCCCATCAAAGTCGAAAAGATATTTTGAGCAGCTTGAGAAGTTTGTTGTTCGTTTCCGCCTAAACCCACTTTTTGAGCTATTTGATTTACTACAGCTCCTGTCATTTGTTGCTGAAACATATTCATTAAATCCATAATCGTATAGTTTTTAGTTCTATAATTTAATTGGTGTTCCTAATATCTTATTTTTGAGAATCAATTAGGGGGTCATTTTTGCCAAAAAAGTCAATATTCTTGCCAAAGTAAATTCTACTAACTCCAAAACAAGTGGGTTGGTTGATTGAAGTTAAGCAAAAAGTTGTGTCTAAAAAAGAAGTTTCGCTATTTTTAATTGATTCGTTTTTATCAACTTATACCAATTTTTATTTTCTAACCACATAAAAATAGCGCTAACTTAGCCACTAAAAAAAGAATTGCAACGTTTTAAGTTTTTTAATTTATTAACCACTAAATCAGCTTATCCTTATGCCCAAAAAAACGATTCCTATCTTAATCAGTCTTATTTTCTTAATCGTCAGTTTTATTCTGAGTAGTTTTTTAATTCAGGAAAACGCCGTTTACAAAAAGGCTAAAGAACAACTTGCAGCAGAATTAAGTTACAAAAATAGGTTCTTTAATCCAGAGGAATGGGAGCCCCTAGAAGAACATAATGCCGACGGATTTAATTATAAAGATGGTCAAATAGACGTCAATTTATATTTTGGCAGCTCTGATAAACAGAAAGAAAAACACAACGAACTAACAACAACCATTCAAACAGCAGAACGTGCCATTCAATGGAGGGTCTTTGGTCTTTTAATTAGCCTACTAATTTATTCATTAATTATGAGTGCTATCTATATTTACAAGAAACCTCCTATGGTTGTACTCATCACATTATTATCGCTCTCCATTATTTGTTTGTATACAGGCTTGTTCACACCTATGTTAGAAATTGGAGCCATTGAACGAGATTTAGATTTGGGAACAATTCCCATTCAAAAAAATGTGTTAGGTTTTACCATTGATTTAACCGTACAAAAGAAGTTTGAAGGAGACATTTACTTTTATTATCAAAGCAAATCCATTGCTCAATTAATTCAGTTGCTATTTAATCAAAATAACTTCTTAGTTGGATTTAGCATTTTATTGTTTAGTGTGATCTTCCCATTGCTCAAAACTTGCTTGATGGTTTATTTTGTATTTCGCCCTCAAATTGAAGCCAAGAAATGGTTTAAAAATATTGTTCTTAATCTCAGCAAATGGTCAATGGCCGATGTTTTTGTGGTTGCTATTTTTCTAGGTTTTTTAGCCTTCGGCAACTTACAAGCAGGTGTCGGTACTTATAGTAATATATCAATTGGTCTCTATTTCTTTTTTGCCTATTGTATGCTTTCAATTATCAGTTCTATGCTGGTAAAAATGCCAACCGAAGAAACGTTTTAACTTAATGCACAAAAAATAGGTCTAAATTTTGAAGATCATGGTACAATGATTTTAATGCTTGTTAGAATTGTAGAAATCCACTGTATGCTACTTGGTTTAGAAGTATCTAGCACTTTTGTAAGCTTCTTACTAGATTTATTCATTTTTTTAGCTGATGTGTGTTTTGTGAATTTTAAAATCTTTATTTTTGTATACACAACCTGAGATACACAACTTAAATCATCATTTCTTAAATTAGTAGTACATTGATTTCCTTAGTAAGAATCAACAAGCATTTTTTCTACTCCATTAAATATAAACAAGCATGAATTTCAAAAATCTACGGTATACTTTTTTACTATTGAGCCTTCCTTTTTTATTAGCAGCCCAAGAAGGTAATTGTGTTATTTTTGCAACAGATGGTACTGCATTTCATTTAGGGCTGGACAATAAGTTTCAGAATAAAGATGCCAATACCAATGTAAAAATCACAGACATTCCAGAAGGAGATTATTGGGTTACGATACTTTTTAAAGATGCTAACCGAAAGGCATTTAAATCTAATATTAGAGTATTGGGCAACAAAGAAACATCCTATATGATAGAGGCAGATGGTCGTTCGTGGAAACTAAAACAGTATAGCTCTGTGGCTAAAGAACAGGTACAAACCCTCAACACCAAACAAACCGTTTTGGCATACAATCAAACAGGGGTTGAGGTGAATGGGCTTAAAAGTGCCAATGATATGACCGAAGATATGGTCGAAACGGCTACAGAAATTAGTCGTGTGCATGGCACCCGTAATGATGATCCTGAAAGCAAACGAGCTGGAAAATTTAGTGGTTCTGCTAGCGATTTGCAAGATGGAGCCACAGCAACAACTGCCCCTACTAATCCTGCTCCTCAACCTGAACAAAAAGAAGGTACAACCATTATTAACAAATACATTGAAACGACCAATGCGGATGGAACCAAAAGTATTGTAGAAGAAAAAACAACATTGATTAAAGAAATTGTGGTTCGCAATGGGCAACGTCAAATGAAAACAAAACGTAGCGTTACCCACACCCCTACTGATTTTAATTGTCTACCAATGGAAAAAGAGGCATTTATTGCTCTAAAAGAAACAATAAGCCAAACAGCAACGGATAAACGTTTGGATGTAGCTACCAATGGTGTCAAAAATCAATGCATGACTCCCAACCAAATCAAAAGTATTGGGGATCTTATTCTTGGCGATGTTGATCGAAATACCTTTGCCATTGCTGCTCAACCTGTTTGTGCCAATCCCAAAAAGTTTCCTTATACAATTTCTGATCCCGTTAGTATAGCTAAAGAAACTCAAGCTGTAGAAGATGTCGTAGAAGATGCTATTGAGGAAAATCCAGTTGTTGATACTCCTCCTGTTAACGAGCAGGTCACCAAAGAAAAAACTAAAGCGGAGTTAAAGGCAGAACTAAAAGCACTGAAGCAAAAACAAAAGGCTGAAAAGGCTGCCGCTAAAGCCAAGGCAAAAGCTGAAAAAGCTGCTGCTAAAGCCAAGGCTAAGGCTGAAAAAGCCGCTGCCAAGGCTGCTGCTAAAAAGAAAAAAGAGGCTGAAAAAGCGGCTAAGAAAAAATAGTTGTTTTGCTTTTTCTCTCCTTAAACCTTCAATTCTTATTTAGAAAGAATTGAAGGTTTTTTTTGTCTTTTTATTAAAAAGTATGCGCTCAGGGAACTAATTATCAACATTCAGCAGTTGTATAGTAAAACAATCAAACAAAATAGCTTTACTATGATAATTATAAATTTCACAAGACCAGCGATCATAGCGTATCAGATGAAACCTAAAAATGAAACGCTACGTCAAGAGAAGCTAAATTATCTTACGGGGAATCCTCCAAAGGAAAAAATAGACACTCTTCCAATGGAAAATCGTCCCCAAAAACAAGATTCCCTTTCTATAGCATCCCTGATGGTGCTTTTGGGAGTAGCACTCTTGTTTGTTTTTGTATTTTTTAATTAATAGTTCGGTATTTTTTGATTTTTAGGCATTTGTAGAAAAACACTTTACTCCATCAACACCTATAAATCAACCTAATAAGTTTTTTTCACCGAACTAATGTTAATTAGGGCTTGACAAAAGACCTATATTTTATTTTTTAACTTTAAACTTATATCAATTATGTTAGGAGGGCAAGGATCAGTGATGTTAAAAATAGCAACTCAAGGTAGAAATAGTAGACACAGTATTTTTGACGACAATGAGCATTCTAGAGGATACCAAAAAAAATTTCGTCTAAAGAAAATTTCTTTGCGTCAAAAAAAAGCTGTTGCTTCTAAAATCAAACGCCTCAAAGAAGATGAGGTAATTAGATATAAAATTTTGGCTGGTTGCTTTTTTGTCTTTGCGATTGTACTCCTGCTCATTACAGTCATTTAAACAAGCAGTACTCGTCTACCAATCATTGCCTTATGAAACGTCTAAATGCTTTATGTTTTCTTTTTTTATTTTTGGGAAGTTGCGGAATATCGTCCGCTCCCCAAAGCCACCAAGCACCTCCTTTGCGTTTATTAGAACAACATCAACTAGATGCTAAAAACTTTGAATTATTCTTACGAGCCTTCAAGAAGGAAAAAGTGCTAGAATTGTGGGCTAAAAATAAAAGCGCTACCCAGTTCAAAAAGATTCGAACCTATGATTTTTGTACTACTTCTGGAAACTTAGGTCCCAAACGAAAAGAGGGCGACTTACAGATTCCAGAAGGTTGTTACTGGATTGATCGTTTTAATCCCAACAGTGCCTTCCATTTGTCCTTAGGCATCAATTATCCTAATGCTTCGGATCGCATACTGGGGCATCCTCAACAACCAGGTAGTGATATATTTATACATGGTGGCTGCGCTAGTGTGGGTTGCATCCCGATTACCAATTCAAAAATAGAAGAATTGTATGCGCTTGCCTCAATGGCTAAAGAATTAGGGCAATCCAATATTCAAGTACATATTTTTCCTTCTAAAGAAATAGAGGAATTAGCTTCAAAAGCAACGCCATCAAGCATTTTTTGGAAAAATTTAGTCCCTATTTTTAATTATTTTGAAACACACCAACAATTACCTAACCTTAAAATTCAGTCCAATGGCCAATACTCCATTGTAAACAAATAGGTCAATCATTGGAATAGCACTTTCATCGAATATTTATCATTCATCATCCTTAAACAAACTTCTCAATTATGTTCATTACAACCACAGAATCAATACCAGATCAAGAAATTGTTACCATTTTAGGAATTGCTAGAGGCAGTACAGTCCGTTCTAGAAATGTCGGACGAGATTTCCTCGCTGGACTAAAAAGTATTATTGGTGGTGAAATAGAAGAATATACCAAATTGCAAGCTCAGGCGAGAGAACAAGCGCTACAACGAATGGAAGAGGATGCTAAAAGATTGGGAGCCGACGCCGTTATCAATGTTCGTTTGACAACTGCAACGGTTATGCAAGGTGCTTCTGAAATTTTGGCTTATGGTACCGCTGTAAAACTAAAACGCTAATGATTGAACTACTGTTTTTTTCGATTTATGCTTTCATCGCTCTCCTATCAATCGTCTTACTCATTTATTTGTTTTTTAGACGCATAAAAATAAAACAAGAAGAAGATTTTGGCGATCGACAAAACTAAACAGAAATAGAGCAATAAGGACAATTCTATCTAAGGTTTCCTATTGCTCTATTTATACTTAGTCAATACTAAATAGTCTAAAAATCTTCTTCGCCATAGTATTCAGCCCAAATATTGCGTGTTTCATAAAGCTTGATGCAATGCATTCTGCAATTCGAATCCAAATGCGGCTCTATTTGCTTCCAAATATAATAGGCTAAATTTTCAGTTGTTGGAGGAGTTCCCGCTGGCAAAAAATTAGGATCTACATTTAAATTACTATGATCCAAAATATCACAAACTTCCGTTTTGATAATTTTGCTCAATTTTTTGGCATCCATAATAAACCCTGTAACAGGATCTGGTTTTCCCTTAATGGTCACCATTAGATCATAATTGTGCCCGTGGAAATTTTTATTGGCACATTTGCCAAATACTCTAAAGTTTTTTTCCTCAGACCACTCATGTACCCACAATTGATGGGCGGCATTAAAACTCTCTCTACGAGTTAGATAAATAATCATTCATTCAACGTTTTGTACCTAAAAGTTAGCCTTTTTATCCGCTAACTAAGACTGGAAAATAGCCAATTGGTAATGACGTAATATATTTCTTTGTGGTTGTTCAAATGGTCAGCATAAAGCTACTCTAAAAATAGTAGAGCGCCTCCTATCCTTATTCCTGTTCTGAACTTCCTTTATAATTCTATTAAAAATTGCAAGGTATCCACTCCATCTGCATAATCCATTAACTTAGGGGATTGCGCCTGCCCTAAATTAACCGTATTTTTTTGTGGAAGGTTCATTTTGCTTGCAATGCATTGTATTTCGGGCTCCTTATCGTTCAACTTTGCTTCCAAATCTTCTACCCCTTGATAATACTCAAAATGTATAGACGAAATTCGAGACAACAAACTTTCATGCTCTACCACCATCAAACAATCATTTGCCAAATGAGGCACCTTATTTAGTAAATAAATAGAGCGATTATAGTCGTAGTTGTTTTTATATTTGTTATGATCCATAATGTCTTTATAATTATCCATTAGCCCCAATAAACGAGGAAAATCATAACCTTCTGGTACATATAGTTTCGAAATCGAGCGACACCCTAAACCAAAATATCTAAAAATATCGACTCCTAAAGCCAATAACTCTTCATCCGTTTCACTTCCGTCCAATACAGCAATAGAATTTCTATTTTTTCGAATAATGTTGGGATACTTCCCAAAGTACTGCTCAAAATACATCGCTGAGTTATTGCTCCCTGTTGCAATAACGGCATCAAAATTCTTCAACATTGGAACCCTTACAAAATAATCGGCACAACGCTCATCCTCTTGAATCAAGTAAGCAACCATGTATGGAATAAGGTGTTGATCTTTATCAGAGTATTTGATGATTGCCTGATGCCCTGCAACAAAGGTTGCCATTACATCGTGAAATCCTACCGCAGGAATATTGCCAGCCAAGACTAAGCCAACTTTTTGGGCTGTGGTAGTTTCTTTTAATAAAGGATAATTGGCTACCCAAGCTTCTAATTGTTGAGGCGCTAAAAAAGTAGTGGCAAAACTCTCCAATGCTTTCAAAGAATTAGCTTTGGTCAGCCAACGATTATAACGTTCTGTATAGGCAATCGCCAACTGCCGTTCCTCAGTATCTTCTTGCAAATACGCTCCCAATTTCACCAATAAAGCTAAACGCTCTTGTAATGTCATACTCTATTTTTTATTTTAGAACTGCAAATTTCTTAAAAAAAAGCGAATAATTTGCCATTCTTCTTGTTTTAGTTAACATTTCAGGGCAAAAAAGTGGTTCCTAATACGGTTATCTGCTATTTCTTGCCTCTATTGGTCCACTCTCAAAGCCCTTTTAATTCCAAATAAAGAACGACCTAAACAAAAAAAGACCCCAAATATACCATTTGGAGTCCTCTTTTTATTCTTGTAAAATCTATGTTATTGTTGTGATGGAGTCAAGTTAGTAGGCGGAGCTTGTGGCGCTGGAGCATAAGGCTGCAAACGCTCAATCAATGCCTTTTTATACGCTTCATCAGTGCTCATGCTTGCAAATTGCATCAATTGTTGCATCATTCCAGTACACTCTTGTATATCTCTACCAAATGCCTCTCGGTCAGACGAACTAGCCAATGTTGCATAAAAAGACATTCTATCAATCAATGCATCCGCTAAGATGTCCATGTGTTTTTGAGCCTTTTCTTCTGCTTTCAAATCCGCCAAGTAGAATCGAATTCCTTGCAAAGACATCCGACTTTGTTCATAAGGGAAATTCATGTGTGGGAACGATTCAAAGAATTTATCCACTGTCTTTTCAGCCTCTTCTTTATCTCCCTTTCTAATCAAGGCATCTGTCAAACGAATAAATGCATATTGCAAACTGTGAACAGAAGGCATATAACTTTCGTTGATAAAGAAATCCTGTTTGTCAAAATTCCCCCATTTAAACTTCGCCTCATGTTCTTCCGTTCCTACCATATTTTTATACATCAAATCCGTATCTACGCCTCCCATCAAAATAGCTGTTTGAGCAGGGCTTGGTGTTTTGTAAGGTACAATACGCAAGGCCATTCCTTCCAACATCAAATAATCTTTAAGCCCCATGATTTTCTCTGGGCGACAAGTTACGGCAAAGTAAATCGGACGCTCCCAACCTCTCTTAGCATTGGTTGAAATAATATCCATCAAAGCAATTTCATCCTTCATCATAAACTGCCCTTTCTTAAGTTGGAACTTAACCTCAGGCAAAATCATTGAATCAGGGATACTTTCATTAATCGCACCATTAGCAATTGCTTTTTGTTTATCAACTGGTAAATAAACATTTCTAGCAGGAATATAACTTGCATACTGTTGCTGCATTTGAGGATTCATGTTACGAGGTGTAGATCCTACAAATTTGATCACATCATGCAAATTGATGTATTTATCTCCTTTTGCAATTTGGAAAGGCAAATAGTTTCTCAATTTTCCTCTATAAGCCTCCTTAGGTATGGTCATTTCTACTTTCGGCGATTCATTAATTTTACGGCGTAACTGATCGATATACCAATCTACTGCCAATAAACTAAAGTTAATCACTCGAACATCAGGGCGAATATTTTCTACTTCTTGCGCATACCATAAAGGATAAGTATCATTATCACCGTAGGTAAAGATAATCGCATTTGGAGCACAGGACTCCAAGAAGTTAATCGCATAATCTCTAGCACCATATTGATCAGCACGAGAATGATCGTCCCAGTTTTCATACCCCATAATAACAGGTGCAACAAGCGTCAATACAGTTGCCAGACCAGCAGCACCCATGCCGCCCATCTTTTCGCTCAATCGCTCGTAAATATACGGTACAGCCATTCCCATCCACATACAGAAGGTAAAGATAGAACCAACAATTACATAATCTCGTTCTCTAGGTTCTCTTGGTGGTTGGTTGGTAAATACAATAATTGCCACTCCTGTCATCAAGAACAAAACACCCAATGCCGCAGCTTCCCTAGGGCGTTTAGATATATGAAAAAGCAAGCCAATTAAGCCAAAAATAAAGGGCAAGAAATAATAGGTATTTCTAGACTTGTCATTTTTAATATATTTAGGCAGGTTCGACTGGCTATGCAACCTCATGGCATCTAGCGGAGCAATTCCTGACAACCAGTTCCCTTTAAGTGTTTTTCCATCTGTTCCTTGTAATGCATTTTGTCTGCCAATAAAGTTCCAAGCAAAATAACGCCAATACATATACCCCAACTGGTATTGGAAGAAAAACCCTATATTATT from Aureispira anguillae encodes:
- a CDS encoding YbjQ family protein, with the translated sequence MFITTTESIPDQEIVTILGIARGSTVRSRNVGRDFLAGLKSIIGGEIEEYTKLQAQAREQALQRMEEDAKRLGADAVINVRLTTATVMQGASEILAYGTAVKLKR
- a CDS encoding paraquat-inducible protein A, which translates into the protein MPKKTIPILISLIFLIVSFILSSFLIQENAVYKKAKEQLAAELSYKNRFFNPEEWEPLEEHNADGFNYKDGQIDVNLYFGSSDKQKEKHNELTTTIQTAERAIQWRVFGLLISLLIYSLIMSAIYIYKKPPMVVLITLLSLSIICLYTGLFTPMLEIGAIERDLDLGTIPIQKNVLGFTIDLTVQKKFEGDIYFYYQSKSIAQLIQLLFNQNNFLVGFSILLFSVIFPLLKTCLMVYFVFRPQIEAKKWFKNIVLNLSKWSMADVFVVAIFLGFLAFGNLQAGVGTYSNISIGLYFFFAYCMLSIISSMLVKMPTEETF
- a CDS encoding acyl-CoA reductase, producing the protein MTLQERLALLVKLGAYLQEDTEERQLAIAYTERYNRWLTKANSLKALESFATTFLAPQQLEAWVANYPLLKETTTAQKVGLVLAGNIPAVGFHDVMATFVAGHQAIIKYSDKDQHLIPYMVAYLIQEDERCADYFVRVPMLKNFDAVIATGSNNSAMYFEQYFGKYPNIIRKNRNSIAVLDGSETDEELLALGVDIFRYFGLGCRSISKLYVPEGYDFPRLLGLMDNYKDIMDHNKYKNNYDYNRSIYLLNKVPHLANDCLMVVEHESLLSRISSIHFEYYQGVEDLEAKLNDKEPEIQCIASKMNLPQKNTVNLGQAQSPKLMDYADGVDTLQFLIEL
- a CDS encoding 6-pyruvoyl trahydropterin synthase family protein, yielding MIIYLTRRESFNAAHQLWVHEWSEEKNFRVFGKCANKNFHGHNYDLMVTIKGKPDPVTGFIMDAKKLSKIIKTEVCDILDHSNLNVDPNFLPAGTPPTTENLAYYIWKQIEPHLDSNCRMHCIKLYETRNIWAEYYGEEDF
- a CDS encoding DUF2723 domain-containing protein, whose protein sequence is MKAFNRLSNITGWLMFAVAATVYMLTAEPTSSLWDCGEFISAAYKLEVVHPPGAPLFLMIGRMFGWVATLISDDPSTIAYSLNVMSGICTAFLVMFVCLSTIMLSKLAMVGRYSEPEAGGQTLAILGSGVVAGLATTFATSVWFSAVEGEVYAMSSGFTGLVMWSAIKWYVSDHPKADRWLIFIAYMMGLSIGVHLLSLLAFPFLGVLFYYKKKELEEENTTFTWKGAFIGFLGGFGALVAVQYFIIPRLPQMAAAVDFMFVNSLGMGLGTGVLFFILALFGGIVALLRYAHQKNNYYLHLGTMMFAMILIGFSSYGMVVVRANAQAAINMNNPSDPYSMLSYLNREQYGTRPILYGPHFASERDGTYNKDKDVWRPVEKNGKTVYDIVDEKIEVGYKSSDMMFFPRLGHFDRSREYMNWMTLGPSGKPSMGNNIGFFFQYQLGYMYWRYFAWNFIGRQNALQGTDGKTLKGNWLSGIAPLDAMRLHSQSNLPKYIKNDKSRNTYYFLPFIFGLIGLLFHISKRPREAAALGVLFLMTGVAIIVFTNQPPREPRERDYVIVGSIFTFCMWMGMAVPYIYERLSEKMGGMGAAGLATVLTLVAPVIMGYENWDDHSRADQYGARDYAINFLESCAPNAIIFTYGDNDTYPLWYAQEVENIRPDVRVINFSLLAVDWYIDQLRRKINESPKVEMTIPKEAYRGKLRNYLPFQIAKGDKYINLHDVIKFVGSTPRNMNPQMQQQYASYIPARNVYLPVDKQKAIANGAINESIPDSMILPEVKFQLKKGQFMMKDEIALMDIISTNAKRGWERPIYFAVTCRPEKIMGLKDYLMLEGMALRIVPYKTPSPAQTAILMGGVDTDLMYKNMVGTEEHEAKFKWGNFDKQDFFINESYMPSVHSLQYAFIRLTDALIRKGDKEEAEKTVDKFFESFPHMNFPYEQSRMSLQGIRFYLADLKAEEKAQKHMDILADALIDRMSFYATLASSSDREAFGRDIQECTGMMQQLMQFASMSTDEAYKKALIERLQPYAPAPQAPPTNLTPSQQ
- a CDS encoding L,D-transpeptidase family protein, coding for MKRLNALCFLFLFLGSCGISSAPQSHQAPPLRLLEQHQLDAKNFELFLRAFKKEKVLELWAKNKSATQFKKIRTYDFCTTSGNLGPKRKEGDLQIPEGCYWIDRFNPNSAFHLSLGINYPNASDRILGHPQQPGSDIFIHGGCASVGCIPITNSKIEELYALASMAKELGQSNIQVHIFPSKEIEELASKATPSSIFWKNLVPIFNYFETHQQLPNLKIQSNGQYSIVNK